The Callospermophilus lateralis isolate mCalLat2 chromosome 18, mCalLat2.hap1, whole genome shotgun sequence nucleotide sequence ACCTTTTCCCAGATGAATCATGAGGGACTCTCTTCTTTATAAGCATGGTGGGTCAGTTCAGCCATCAAATGCTCTTTGGAAACCTGTAATTCTTATTGTGAAAAGGATGAAGTAAATTGGGaaacaattttattatttttcatcagCAAAAATGGGCAGATGGTTGGGTAGCATGAAGATAAAGCTCCACTCAGCCCCTCCAGGCTTGGGATTTTCTTGTGTGCATAAAAGGAATAAAGAGTCACATAGTTTTGTGAGAAGTAAAAGACCACGAAGCAACTTACAAGCAGGAGGATGGTGCGGGTGGCTTTGTGTTCAGGAGATGTCTGGGAGGAGACGCGGGAGCTGTGGAGGTGCTGGGCTCTCCTGTGGTGTCTGTAGAGGAGGTTCACCATGTACAGGCTGGTGCAGATCATGAAGGGCACAAACACCAGGTCATGAATCAAGGTGGCACTTAGAAATGTCCCTACGTTTTGGTTTCCAAACTGCCTGGTTTGGCAGTATGGATGGACATAGGCACGACCAACCAGAGTCAAATTTCTAGTGGCTGTTATGGTTTCAATGACGTGGATGTATATAAGCATGTTGATGATCcagaagaaaaggaaggagggaCAAGTCCATGTAGGGAGCTTAAATTTAAGCCACGCCCACTTAGAGTTCCTGGGGCTGACAGTGATGGCTTGAAGTGCACTCAGGAGAGAGGTGGTGCAGATGGAAACACCCCGCGTCACTCTGAACATATACAGGACTGCTTTGCAACCAACATCGTCCAAAAATCGTCTTACTCCAAAGGATGACGCTATATGTGGTGTCAATGTGAACGTGATTGTCAAAGTATTGGCCAAGGTGAGGTGGGAAAAAATGGGATCCATAAGCTTCATGTGACGCTGGACTGAGAAGGTGTGCATGTACAACAGGAAGAGGAACAAGTTCCCCGCGACTCCCACGCACAGCTGCGAGACTAGAAAAACACCAAACATTGTGTCACTTGGGaacattttctcctttttatgACCTTGCTGTCCCTAGGACAGAATCCTCTTCTTCATGAATGCTGGGCAGGTGCAGAGAATTGAGTTACACCAGCCCAGGAACATTATCTTAATGATGGCTTAGAAGATTTTATTGAGGGAAATAAGGCCCCAAATGTGAAATAattatttagaattatttttaagaCATAGATTTGCAATAGTATTAGGGTTCAGGAGGAGAAGATGATGGAATGTGCAGTTCTGTGTTTCAGGGCCTGGTGAGACCCTTCCAGAGCCTGGATTCCAAGGATTCCTGGGAACAACAGATCACAGCAGGAGGTGGACAAAGAAGGTGGAAATCAAGGCACATCAAGCATTTAGGACACTGAGCAGGGGACAGGTGGCCTGAGTGAAAGACAAATGTGCAGGTTATAAGGCACATTTTCCTCTGAGCCCCTGGCTATGTTTTATCTTCAACCTACATTTCAGTACTCTCTACTCTCTAAAGAGCATGATCCTTATAACAGGCAGACTACCCTGTGCACTTCTGTGTTGGATTTTCATGACACACACTTCTGCCAAGGCGATAACTGTTAAAAACTCATCAGACACAGTGATGAGTCTTCGTACCCATGGGTGAAACTACAATGATGTGAGACATTTGTGGTGCTCACATCTTGAGCCGGGCTACTGTAATGCAGAAGGCCGAGGCCAAGATTGCTGCTCAATATTCCCCAGTGCTCCACACAAACTCCATAACACGGAAGGTCCAGCAGAACCAGCACTCACATCATGGTTGATAACCCAGGATAACAAAGGACCCTGCATCCTGAGGACTGCAGCATGAATAAAAGCTACTTTTTGGTCTGGCATTTTTGTCTGATTCTTACAGGAACAGAATTAGTTTCCGAAATGTAATTGCAGAGGAAACGATAAGATGTTCATTTAAGTTAACAATGAAATGGATGAGGTCAATATCTCAACCATACTTCTTGAATTTTGGAGTTTATTTCACTATTTCATTTGCTTGGGGATACTTTCTCTGTGACCCAGTTCTTCCTTCACCTGAACCATAGTCCTTCCTGGACCTCTGGTCAATTCCACATGTGTCTCCACACTGAGCAAGTCCATGAGAACATTCTCAGGTCATCTCAGGCTACACTTTCACCACAATCCCTGCTTGGGCATGATCTGTACTGCAATGATCCTACTGTCATTATCCTGTTAAGGGATCAGTATTCAAATTATTCTTTGAACTCCCACAGTGTTGGAGTCCTGTTCTTCCACAGGTTCTTTTGTGCCTTCCACTAACTATGCAGTTTAAATTTTGTGAGTTTGAATGGTTTGAATTTGTGAACTAGTCACAGATTACCATGGCGACCAtactctcattttttaaaatgcatcttGTCTTTAATCATGATATGATGATTTTAGGCTCAACCTTAAATGTTTTGATCATTTTATTTTCCCTAGTTTCACTAAGGCATGGCCTCTCTCCCTCCTCACCCTAGCCAGAGGTCTTCCTTCAGACATCTTCTCTCCTTTCTTGGGACATTTGCCATCTCCTCATTTTATCATCCAGATCACAATATTCCCTTCTATATTGATGTAGTCCACGCTCCCTCTGGCCAGGggcaggaggccaggcatgaaatcAGTCTCTCATCTGGACATTTCATACACAAGCTGcatagtctttgtggatgaatggGATCAGCCCCACTTAGATGAGCAGAGGGAAAAATGTACAACCAAAAAGGATCAGAGATTCTTAAGAACAGTTGTATTCTAAACAATTAAATTAATtacaaaaaatgaataaactttTAGAAacatgccaaataccaagaatgaatcataaagaaataggtaatcTGGGTTAACTCAAATGAGAAAGATGgaatctgtatttttaaattgtagattgaTGGTAAGTCTGGGACAGGAATTCTTCAATGCTGAGTTTTAAcaaacatttgaaaaataatacTAATTCTCTCATacatcaaaaaaatatataaacacaaaAATGAGTACCAAACTCATTTTGCAGAAATGATATTATCCCAAATCAAAGGCTTGGCAAGGACACTATGTGGTAAGAATGTTAATGGTCAGTGTCTCTGAAGAACAACCTTGCatgcactttaaaaaaatcataacaaGCAGAATCCAACAGCACATTAAAAGGATCATTTAACCTGAAGGACTGGGATTTACACTGGGGGTGAAGTATGGATCAACACACAACTGAATAAATGGATGCTCATATTAGCAGAAGGAAATGTGAAGTCTATTCATCCTCCCAATAGATGAAGACACAGCATCCTCAATTGATGTGAAAATACCATCAACattctttcatgataaaaactctcAAGCAATTAGGCATGGAAAGAATGTACCTCGACATAGTGAAGACCATGAGTgagaagctcaccccaacatcatacTCAATACCGACAAGCCAAAGGCTTTTCCTCTAATAAGCACACTCTTGCCTCTTTTCTCAGCATGATACTTGAAGTCCTAGCCACAGCAATTAGGCAGGAAAAACAAATGATTAATGTGGGGACAATGCCCAGGCTACCGAATTGGATCATGGATTCAATGgaatttcaatgaaaattctaaTACCAGTTTTCAGAGAATTGgaaaaaccaatcctgaaagtCAAAAACATACCTGATAGCCAAAACTCTGCTGAGATGTAATAAACTTTGGGGTCATTACACTTGGTGATTTTAAACATtatcaaaaaattataataatctaATAAGTACATTAGTGGCATAAAAGTAATGTTAACCACTGAAGAGAATGAGGATTCCTGAAGTAAACCCAAATATATACAGTCACCTAACCTTTGGGCATCAAAAACTCACAATGGAAAAAGAAAGTCCCTGTAATTCAGGATGAGGAATATCTGGATTTCCATATGCAAAGAATGATGGCGGACCCTTTCCTACTATCACACAAAAACATCTATTCAGATGGGATTAATGATGTAATGTAAGATCTGTCTCCATATGATTTCTTTTACAAAATCATAAGATAAAAACCTCCTTGacatatatttttggatatgacaaCAAAACTACATgtgacagaaaaagaaacaagaaggATCAATTCAAACTATAAAGTCACTGCGTGACAAAAAGGAATAAGTAGAAAAGGCAACTTGAATCAGAGAAGGTGTTCACAAATACTATATCAGACAGGAGGCTAATTCCACAATATATAAAGGGACATGATACAACTCG carries:
- the LOC143638136 gene encoding vomeronasal type-1 receptor 4-like yields the protein MFGVFLVSQLCVGVAGNLFLFLLYMHTFSVQRHMKLMDPIFSHLTLANTLTITFTLTPHIASSFGVRRFLDDVGCKAVLYMFRVTRGVSICTTSLLSALQAITVSPRNSKWAWLKFKLPTWTCPSFLFFWIINMLIYIHVIETITATRNLTLVGRAYVHPYCQTRQFGNQNVGTFLSATLIHDLVFVPFMICTSLYMVNLLYRHHRRAQHLHSSRVSSQTSPEHKATRTILLLVSCFVVFYFSQNYVTLYSFYAHKKIPSLEGLSGALSSCYPTICPFLLMKNNKIVSQFTSSFSQ